The nucleotide sequence TGTTTGCTTGGTCTGCTCCTGCATATACTATTGTAATTATAATATATATACCATGTGCCTGCCCGAGATTGATGAGAAATATGTATCTTTTTCTCAACCACAAACAATGCGCAGTGCCTTTTCTTGCGCCGTGTTTTCTTAGCGCCATCGCAACCTCGCCACTTTCTTGTGTCTGTCGGTTTCGGTGTTAGTATTTTATAATCACAACGCATTAGGCAAAGTTAACCTCTCGATTATCAAGCTCCCTCAGATATTATATCATTAATAATTATTGTCGTCGTCATCATCCTTTCCTCGTTTGACTTGCCCGTCAATCGGAGTAGCAGAGATACATATGGATTTTTcatggacccacctgtcagccacaGCTCCGACAAGTAAGGAAAATAACACAACACAGAAACTTACCATCGGTAACAtacgttttttttttctgaaaaggAACAGCAACACATTGAAACAGAACAGAGAGAGATATAAACCATCTCTTTTTTAACCAGGAAAAAAGGAATATTTTTAAAAGATTTTGTCGATTTCCAAAATTGTCGCTGTGTTCTTCAAGATGTGTACTGCTGCGTCATACTCACATATATACGTACACCTCATCTGCCTTTATGATCTGCAAGGTAGCGATAGAGGACGAGTACCTGGCGCCTGACGGCCGGCCTATGCACAAGCGCAATACGGCGCTTTGAGATTCGTGCAGCGGGACATCCGACGCCTGGGAGCAGGTGGGGAGGCGGGCTACCGGTCTCCAGGAAGAAAAGGCCACACGTCGctttccgcctccgcctccgctcccTTCCTTTCCCATTCGTCTCGTCTcgtctcgctctcgctctcgcctGCCGCCTCGCCTCGCTCCGGCCGCAGCAGCCGCCTCCGCCCTTCCCTCCCTCCGGAAAATTCCCCAATCCACCCCTCAAACCCTAAATAAATCCTCGATCGGCGCGCGCGGGAATCCAGCCACCGTCGGATGGGACCGCAGCCGGCGGCTCCGTAGTGGATTGGAGGCGCTCGGTTCGCGGAGGCGAGGCTGCCTGTTTCATGCTGCTGCTACGGCGGCGGCACCCGTTCTAGAGGTGAGATCGACTCTCGGCGGTGTCGCGTAGGTTCCCGATCGGTTCCTCGGGTAGGGGTAGGACTGCCATGCCGTGTTTGTATTTTTGTTTGGTTCTTCCGttttatctatctatatctataataTCTTAGTTGGGCTAGGGAATGAATGTTTGGGTGTTTCCTCCGCGGATTAGGATGTTTTCCCATCAAGTTTTGTCCGGGAGTCTCCTGCAAGTTAGGTTTCCAGTGGCTTAGTGTTTTGGTTTGGTTCTTGTTTCTTCCGTCCAAGGTAACTTGATGCGCCAGCTCCCTGTACTTCCCTTAAAAGCGGTACTTATAAACCGGGTTCTTTTTAATACAATTAACGGAGGAACTTGGGATTCAAACGATTTCATGTGTTCTGTAATCATGATTTCTCATAAAGATGCATCGATCATTCTTCCAGTTCAATTTTCATGCATACCTTCGGATTACAACTCGACTCTATACAAGCTttgcagaaaaaaaaaagacagtaCTGATCACCATCTGCTTACTGGTTTAGGATTGAACGAAACcaagaaggaaggaaggaaggaaggagatTGGAACAGAGGCAGGCGCTTCGTCGATGTCTCCATCTCAAGCGGCGGCGGCTGGCCCCACCTTTGAGGACCTCGAGCGCGACCTGCAGGCAGTTCTCATGGACCAAAACCACACGCCCCCCTCGGACGAGCTCAGCATGTTCCGCAGCGGCAGTGCTCCCCCAACAGTCGAGGGCTCACGCACGGCCATTGGCGCGCTCTTCTCTGGTCCGCCGCTTCCTGCCAACAACCTTGGTGGTAGCGGCAGCGGGGCTGGTGCTGGCCTTGACATGCTCACTGAGGAGGAGATACGGTCGCACCCAGCATATCTATCGTACTACTATTCTAATGAGCACCTCAACCCAAGGCTTCCGCCACCAATGGTCTCCAAAGAGGACTGGCGTGCGGCGCAGCGGTTCCAGGCTGTGTCCGGAGGTATCGGGGATAGGAGGAGGAGGCCTTCGGAGGTCGGGAGTGGAAACTCTCTGTTCTCGGTGCAGCCAGGCCGTGAGGTTGGTGGAGAGAAGGCGCTGCTGAGTGATAGAATGGGGAGGGGTGAAAGGAATGGGCTTGCACGGCAGCAGTCATCAGAGTGGCTTGGGAGAGGCGCCGATGGGCTCATCGGCTTGACAGATGTCAGTGGCCTTGGGTCTCGGCGCAAGAGCTTTGCTGATGCATTGCAGGTTTGGAGCATATTTCATCGTTGATTTTGATTTCATTTTGTTGCTGTAGTTACGTCTTCAGTAGAAGCACACATTGTTGTTGAATGGAATTATATTACCCATCTTCAGTATAAGCAAACATTTTATTTTTCCTCAGCGACTGCATAGTGAAATTCTCTTTTGAACCGTTTGGGACGGAATGCATATGTGAAATTAGCAGATTATTCACAAATCATACTTCTAGTAACATTAAAATCCACCAGAGTTGTGTTCACTGCTGAACTTGATGGAggtgattgttttttttttgtgcctGACATTATCATATGAAACTTCGCGCACAGATATTTATAGGCTACTGCTACAATTTAGCACCACTATATCTATTACTGTGTttttcattttgttttgttttcttattCTCATCTGCAATTGTTTCAATGGCAGGAAAATATTAGCCGTCCTGCTGCTACAGTCGGTCATCTTTCACGTTCTAATAGCCGTAATGCTCTTGAGGGCCCAACTCCAATCAGGTCATCTGATTCACCCAAGCCACAACTGCAGAATAGATCAGAATCCATGAATGGCCTGCGATCTGGATCCACTTCACCCAGTCTGGTCAGGGTCCAAAGTCTTGGTTCTTCAATGTCTCATACCTTTGCTTCTGCAGTAGGTTCATCTATCTCAAGAAGCACCACCCCTGACCCCCAGCTGATACGGAGAACTCCAAGTCCTTGCCTTCCTCCAGTTGGAGTTCGGATGGGGAGTTCTGATAGAAAGGTTGAAGCTGCAGCTGTTGCTTCACTTAATCATGACGCTGCTGACATTGCGGCAActctgtctagcttaagcctatCTGGAAATAGGATGTCGAATGTGGAAAATGATGCTCAGAATCATGTTTATCAGAACTTTGGTGACCAGGCAGATGTGCTGTTTAATGTACCAAAGGAACATAGGCAACTTTCaccacaaaatttaactcaaaatACCGATGAAGACTCGCTTAATGCCCCTGAATATGCAGTTTTTCCAAATGGGGGGAGTAACTTCAGTAATTTGCATGCTAGTAAGCTGACATCTCATAGCAATAGCAAGTTCCCTATGCAGTCACCACACGGTAATGCGAACAAGAAAGGATCTTTGATGAGCTCAGCTGGATCAGTTTCTCACTACCAGAACTTTAATGGTGATAGCCATGGCATTGATGTATCTGGATGGCATATGAAGACTCATGCAGGCGGTTTTACTTCATCCATGCTGAATAATCAACTGAATCCTGGTACCCTTAATCCCTTTCcccatctctcttcctctccccttGCCTGTCTGTCGTTCACTCACTCACCTTTTGAACCATGTTTTCATGTCCAGATGGTGACTATGGCAATGTTCTTTCGAACCATGGGGGATCGAGTTATCAGGGCCAACCAACAGAGACAATGTATGCACAATACTTGCAGGCAAACCCTGATTCCCCCCTTGGTGCTGCTGCAAGCCTGAGTCCTTTCCAAGGGAGGGGGTTTACTGGTTCAGGACACTTGGATAGTCCTGGATACCAAAAAGCTTACCTTGGGTCATTATTTGCCCAGCAAAAGCTACAGTATGGGATGCCATACCTGGGCAAGTCTGGTGCTCTTAATCAAAATATCTATGGCAACGATCCTGCATTTGGCATCGGAATGACTTATCTAACAAGCCCACCATCCAGTCCGTACATCTCATCTCCTCAAGGCCATGTCAGGCAAGGAGATGGACTGACTCGACTTCCAGCCATGGTGAGGAACTCTGCTGGAGGATCCATGGGATCATGGAATTCAGAGAATGGTCTGATGGATAATGATTATGGGTCCTCCCTGCTGGAGGAATTCAAAACTAACAAAACCAGATCTTTTGAGCTGTTAGATATTGTAGGCCATGTGGTAGAGTTCAGGTACTATTTCCTTGGAATTCCAACAGAGTCAAGTTCATTTGTTTTGATTTGAAGCTAATATGGTTCTCTCTTTGACCTTTCAGTTCGGATCAGTATGGGAGTCGCTTTATACAGCAGAAACTAGAAACTGCTTCTATTGAAGAGAAGAATATGATTTTTCCTGAGATACTTCCCCAGGCACGTACTTTGATGACTGATGTTTTCGGGAACTATGTTATACAGAAGGTGAGCAACCTCATTTGGAACAGAATGAGTCTGGTTTGTTTTTCGACGATTTGCATATTCATTTTTATAATTGAGAGCTTAGTTTTTTAATTAGTAATTGCTTGAGTTTGGCAGTTCTTTGAATACGGAACTGAAACACAAACGAAGCAACTGGCAACCCTGCTCAAGGGTTATGTGTTACAGCTGAGTCTTCAAATGTATGGCTGCCGGGTGATTCAGAAGGTTTGTATACTGCTACAAGCAAGGTTTCCACCCTATTAGTTTAAATCCCAGTCATCTAGTGATCAAAATAACTTCTGCGGAGGCTTAGGAGGGTACTTGTTTTTCTGTAGGCTTTGGAAGTTGTTGAAGTGGAACAACAAACACAAATGGCTTTGGAACTTGATGGATCTATCATGAGATGTGTTCGTGATCAGAATGGCAACCATGTTATTCAAAAATGTATAGAATGCATCCCTCAGGAGAGGATACGATTTATCATTTCTGCCTTTTACGGACATGTGGTGGAGCTTTCCATGCATCCCTATGGTTGCCGTGTTATTCAGGTGCTACATCGGCTCCTCTGGTTTTGCCatctttttatatatatatagagatttTCTTAAATGTGTTCTTGCATATCGCCAGAGGGTATTGGAGCATTGTGATGATGAAAGCACACAAAATGCCATGATGGAAGAGATCATGCAGTCTGTGGTTACTTTAACAGAGGACCAGTATGGTAATTACGTAATCCAGGTAACTGTCTATTCATTTCCTGTTCTTTTTTCTGATAAAGGCACTGAATCGTTCTTCTGTCAATCATTTTAGCACTATCTCTTGTGCCTATTAGCTTGCGTATATCTCATAAGTCTTGTCTATTATGACCAAGTTTTCTAGCTTCTTGTTGAAAATATGTATGATACTTAGAAGTGGCTTTATTTATTGTTGCTTAATAAGTGGTATTTGACTTTCAGTCGTTTTCTTTTGTTTTAGAGTGTTGTATTATGTTATGATATTCTGTATTGACTTGCCGTTGCCTTACGCTTCATGTTGGTTCATCCCATTTTTGAGAAATAGCTTTTTATAATCCCATTTCTTGTTTTGCAGCATGTCTTGCAGCATGGGAAACCAGAAGAGCGTTCTACTATAATTACACAACTCGCCGGACAGATAGTGAAGATGAGCCAGCAGAAATTTGCTTCTAATGTTGTTGAGAAGTGTCTTACTTTTGGTAATCCTGAGCAACGCCAGATTCTGATCAATGAAATGCTTGGCACAACTGATGAGAATGAGCCATTACAGGTTTGGCAACAATTGGACTGAGCttgctttttaaaaaaaaacccggCAGTACCGGGGTCTGCTGCTGCAGGGTTGAATTCCATGCATTCTAAGTTTCTAACAACACTTGTAATGTGAACTTATGCTCTCCAGGCAATGATGAAAGACCAGTTCGCAAACTATGTGGTGCAGAAGGTTCTAGAGATATGTGATGACCAGAACCGTGAATTGATTCTTTCCCGTATCAAGGTGCACTTGAATGCACTGAAAAGATACACCTACGGGAAGCATATTGTGGCACGTGTTGAGAAGCTTATTGCCGCAGGAGGTAAATAAATCCCAAGACCCAAGGCTACTGAAAACCATTTGTCCTTGTCATTTGATCTTTTGACCACTGACCATTTGCATGTTGGTTGTGTTTCTTATCATCTATCAGAACGGCGCATTGGTGCCCCATCCTCCTGCTGAGATGGCAATGGTTAGGTTACAGAATAACACCTGTACAGACAGACAGAAGATAGCGAGGCCTAGCTTTTTACCATTACCAGTAGTCGGTAATATTGAGCGAGTACAACCGCAGAAGTTAAAAAAGGCTCCCGAATCCTTTGATGTAAATAAAGGAGAGCCTCTGGAAATAAATAAACAAGAATGAAAAAAGATGAAGAGATTTTTCTTGTCCTTGAGGAAAGTTGTATATTTGTATGGTTTATTTTCCCCTCTTGAAGCAGCAGGATAAAGAAGTGCAGAATATTGTGGAAGAAGCAAAGCAATTAGCAGAAGGATAAAGGTTTTAGGATCAATAGATGATGGGAAGCAAGGACAGCTGTAGGTTATCCTTTTTCCTTGGGTTTCATCAGTCATTGTATATAAGTAAGGTTCATGGTGATGTTAATCTCTGTAAAGCCTGCCTTCAGTTTACTGACATTTTTCTGAAATCAAAACAAATGCATGTTTTCTGGTACTAGTCAAATGCCAACATCTGAGCAGCTCTTCAAATATCAGTTTCTCACCAATCAACGTTGGCATAATGTTCATCAAATGTTGTAGTTAACCTTTATAGATGACGCATCAATGGCATAATGTTCGGAACTTCGTGCAAATTTTTATTCGTGTTACTATATTGCTCAACCATAGGACATGTATGTATGACACATATTTTAGCCACGTGAGGTGACTTTATTAACAGAAGGGGTCTTATTTTTTTCCCCCAAGGATACATATTTGCCCTTGCTCGGAACATTATTTTGCCAAAGATAATACTCCTACTACAGGGTGTGATAGAGCATGGTTGCCTGTACAAAGCATCAGGTCCTCTGTTTTCAGCCAAGTGAGGGCATTTTGTAGTTTGGACAGGTACATGCTACAAAGCCACAGCCACCAGTATACGCTCTACAGCACAGCTCACAGCATCACAAAAGCAGATGCCCAAGAAACGTATCACCCGCTGGGACCAGCGCAGCGTGTCGCCGGCCTTCTCTTCACCCCAGTGGCGCTATGACGCGCATGGCATTCTGGTGCCAGCTACCTCCTTGGACATTTTCAGGAACAGGTCCAGGTTGTGGTGGTACCGGCGGTTTATGCCATCATCTTCAGCTGCCACACTCCCATGGATGCTCTCCGGGGCTGGTGAGTTCTTGGTTTTGCTCACAGCTTCCTCGTCGTCGGACCAGTCGCCATTCTCCATCACATCGCGCATGGCTAAGTCCTCATATTCCTCATCCGACTTGGTTGAGTGCTCGTCCACAGAGCCTGCATCTATCTGCAAGTATCCAGAGATGCGAGAGAACATTCAGCGTCATCTCAATTTTTCAGTGTATTGGTGTGGTGAAACTAGATACGGAAAAAACAAAACCAAGTTGTTGAACACTGCAAGAGATAA is from Miscanthus floridulus cultivar M001 chromosome 7, ASM1932011v1, whole genome shotgun sequence and encodes:
- the LOC136468031 gene encoding pumilio homolog 3-like, yielding MSPSQAAAAGPTFEDLERDLQAVLMDQNHTPPSDELSMFRSGSAPPTVEGSRTAIGALFSGPPLPANNLGGSGSGAGAGLDMLTEEEIRSHPAYLSYYYSNEHLNPRLPPPMVSKEDWRAAQRFQAVSGGIGDRRRRPSEVGSGNSLFSVQPGREVGGEKALLSDRMGRGERNGLARQQSSEWLGRGADGLIGLTDVSGLGSRRKSFADALQENISRPAATVGHLSRSNSRNALEGPTPIRSSDSPKPQLQNRSESMNGLRSGSTSPSLVRVQSLGSSMSHTFASAVGSSISRSTTPDPQLIRRTPSPCLPPVGVRMGSSDRKVEAAAVASLNHDAADIAATLSSLSLSGNRMSNVENDAQNHVYQNFGDQADVLFNVPKEHRQLSPQNLTQNTDEDSLNAPEYAVFPNGGSNFSNLHASKLTSHSNSKFPMQSPHGNANKKGSLMSSAGSVSHYQNFNGDSHGIDVSGWHMKTHAGGFTSSMLNNQLNPDGDYGNVLSNHGGSSYQGQPTETMYAQYLQANPDSPLGAAASLSPFQGRGFTGSGHLDSPGYQKAYLGSLFAQQKLQYGMPYLGKSGALNQNIYGNDPAFGIGMTYLTSPPSSPYISSPQGHVRQGDGLTRLPAMVRNSAGGSMGSWNSENGLMDNDYGSSLLEEFKTNKTRSFELLDIVGHVVEFSSDQYGSRFIQQKLETASIEEKNMIFPEILPQARTLMTDVFGNYVIQKFFEYGTETQTKQLATLLKGYVLQLSLQMYGCRVIQKALEVVEVEQQTQMALELDGSIMRCVRDQNGNHVIQKCIECIPQERIRFIISAFYGHVVELSMHPYGCRVIQRVLEHCDDESTQNAMMEEIMQSVVTLTEDQYGNYVIQHVLQHGKPEERSTIITQLAGQIVKMSQQKFASNVVEKCLTFGNPEQRQILINEMLGTTDENEPLQAMMKDQFANYVVQKVLEICDDQNRELILSRIKVHLNALKRYTYGKHIVARVEKLIAAGERRIGAPSSC